GACCGTCGCCCAGAGATTCTTCGCCGGTCTCTTTATTCTTCTTTCGGGAATCAGCGGCACGCTGACGCGCAGCAATGTGCGGCGGGGGCTGAGGCTTCTGGCCGTGGCCCTCGTCATCACCGCGGCGACCTTTGTCTTTGATTCCCAATCGGCGGTCTGGTTCGGCATCCTTCATTTGCTGGCGGTTTCGATGCTGATCTATGGTGCGGCGTTTGAAAAGGTCAAAGCCATGGCCTGCGCAATCGGAGGCGCGGCCGTTCTCGGCCTCGGTGCGGCGCTTCCCGTGCTGAAAAAAGGGGTGGCCGTCCGCTTCGATTGGCTGCTTCCGTTGGGAATCCACAGCCCGTGGTTTCAGTCCTTCGACTATTTTCCGCTGATCCCGTGGTTCGGGGTTTTTCTGATCGGCGCCGCTTTGGGAAAATCGGTCTATGCCTCCCGGCGCAGCCTCCTGCCTTGGCGCCTGCCTCAGACGTTTCTCAACGCCGCCGGACGGCATTCCCTGATCATCTACATCGTCCACCAGCCGGTGATCCTGGGCGTCCTTTACGTCCTGGGTCTCATGAGGGGATGAAATGGGCGGCATTCTCCCGGGCGCGCCAGGCGCCGAGCCTTTGTCAGCCGATTCCCAAAGCCAAGTTCACCGCCGCGCGGGCGTGGAGGGTCGTGGTGTCGAAGAGGGGGATGCCGCCCGGTTCCTCTGAGACCAGGAGCGGGATTTCGGTGCATCCCAGGATAACGCCCTGGGCTCTCTTTTTCTCCAGTTCGCCGATAACCTGCTGGTAGCCCTCGCGGGAATTCGGATTGATGATTCCCCGCGACAGCTCGTCCATGATGACCTTGTGGACCAGATCCCGGCCGTCCTTGTCCGGGATCACCGTGGCCAGACCGTGTTTGTCCCGTAGACGGCCGCTGTAGAAATCCTCTTCCATGGTGAAGCGCGTTCCCAGAAGGCCGACGGTGTGAAGGCCGCGTTTCCTGATCTCGCCGGCCGCGGCATCCACGATGTGCAGGATCGGGATGGCGATCTCCCTGCCGATCTCTTCGGCGAACTTGTGCATGGTGTTGGTGCAGAGCACCAGAAAATCGGCACCGCCGTGCTCGACGGCCCGGGAGGCCTCGATCATGTGTTCCAGCACCCGGTCCCATTCCCCTCGTTCCATGTAAGGTTCGACTTCGCCGAAGTCGACGGAGACCATGACGCTTTTCGCCGAATGGCTGCCGCCGAGCGCCTCCCGGGTCATGTCGTTGATCAACTTGTAGTAGACAAGGGACGACTCGCAGGTCATCCCACCCAGAAGCCCGATGGTTTTCATGTCGGTTCTCCTTTTCGTTTCCGGCCTCCGTCCGGTGAAACGGAGGTCCTTGGTGCAGGTCCGGGAAACTTCATAGATGACAGAAAAAAAGTATAGATTTCGATTCGGGGGCATGTCAAGGACACATGATCTCATGAGCTGCCGCCGAAGACAAAAGGAAGCCTGAGAAGCCCGCCCGATAACTGAAATTGACATCCATACCAAGCCGGGATACTATCATGAGCCTGGATTCTGAGATGTTCAATGACCGGAAGCGAAAGACTTTTGGGATTGTCGTTTTTGTCCTCATTCTGATAACAGCCTCGATTCTGCGCCTGTCCTATCTCGGCGCCCGGCCTCTTTACGATGATGAGCCTTATCACACGGTCGTTCCGGCCTGCCAGCCGTTACCGGTCATCCTGTCCCATAATTTAGGAAGCCTTCTGTATCCGGCGATTCTGCATTTCATCCTTCATCTCGGCCCTCTTGAATTCATGGCCCGTTTGCCCTCGGCCGTTTTCGGAATTATCTCTATTGCGATGGTTTATCTTCTGGCCGGGTTGGTCTTCCGGCGGAGACGAGAAGCGGTTATCGCGGCCGTCTTCAGCGCTTTTTCCGGAGTGCTGATCTATTATTCCCAGGAGGCGCGTGGATACTCCGGAATGTTGCTTTTTTCCCTTCTCGCGCTCTATTTTTTTCTCCTCGCGGTGAGAAAAGGCCGGACTGTTTTTTGGGCCTGTTATGCGCTGTCTCTGGTGGTCGGCGTTTATATGCATTTTTTTATGTTGATTATCCTGCCGGTCCATGCCCTCTACATCGGATATCTGGCGGCATTGCATTGGAAGAAAAAAAGGAGGATCCAAACGGATCATCCGGCGTTGCGCCTTTTTTTCCGCTTCGGGATTGCCGTGGGGGGGGCTCTTCTTGTCATCTTTTTGCTATACTTGCCGACTCGCAACCCTCAGGTCGGTGAAGTGAGCTTTTTCCATGCCATTCAGAGCGTTGCCTTAGGCTTTCTCAAAGGCGAAGTCGAATTATCCATGTTGTCTTATTCGAAGAATGTCATTCTTCGGTTGCTGGACTATTATGCCTGGCCGCTTCTCTTCTTTTTGAAAATTCTGCTTTTAATTATCGGGTTGGCCGCCGGCTTGAAAAACAAAATGCGGGAAATCGTTCTCTTCATTCTTTATCTTACGGTCCCATTCGTGCTTTTCGTTCTCTCCAACCCGGCGTCCAATTTCCAAACCATCCAAACCAATAAATTCATCTTTCTGCTGCCGATAGTCTTTCTTCTCATCGCCCGGGGGTTGGGGACCGTGGATTCCCTGATTGAGGCCGGGCCTGTTTCCATGAGAATTGTTCTGCGGGGTCTATTGGTCTCTGCGGTTCTGGTCGGAGAGATTCTGCTGGTCCGCGAGTTTCGGTTCACGATTTGGGAAATGCGATCATTTCCCAGAAACGGCGCCCTTGTCGATTACATGAAAGACCGGGTGGAGGACGAAGAAGTCGTCCTGTCTGATGCCGCCATCAGT
This genomic stretch from Acidobacteriota bacterium harbors:
- a CDS encoding heparan-alpha-glucosaminide N-acetyltransferase encodes the protein MTRIVNKPPVAQRIWEIDFLRGLSILLVVGYHLLYDLGAYAGVERFLGFTTDLSTSAWTVAQRFFAGLFILLSGISGTLTRSNVRRGLRLLAVALVITAATFVFDSQSAVWFGILHLLAVSMLIYGAAFEKVKAMACAIGGAAVLGLGAALPVLKKGVAVRFDWLLPLGIHSPWFQSFDYFPLIPWFGVFLIGAALGKSVYASRRSLLPWRLPQTFLNAAGRHSLIIYIVHQPVILGVLYVLGLMRG
- a CDS encoding aspartate/glutamate racemase family protein; its protein translation is MKTIGLLGGMTCESSLVYYKLINDMTREALGGSHSAKSVMVSVDFGEVEPYMERGEWDRVLEHMIEASRAVEHGGADFLVLCTNTMHKFAEEIGREIAIPILHIVDAAAGEIRKRGLHTVGLLGTRFTMEEDFYSGRLRDKHGLATVIPDKDGRDLVHKVIMDELSRGIINPNSREGYQQVIGELEKKRAQGVILGCTEIPLLVSEEPGGIPLFDTTTLHARAAVNLALGIG
- a CDS encoding glycosyltransferase family 39 protein, encoding MSLDSEMFNDRKRKTFGIVVFVLILITASILRLSYLGARPLYDDEPYHTVVPACQPLPVILSHNLGSLLYPAILHFILHLGPLEFMARLPSAVFGIISIAMVYLLAGLVFRRRREAVIAAVFSAFSGVLIYYSQEARGYSGMLLFSLLALYFFLLAVRKGRTVFWACYALSLVVGVYMHFFMLIILPVHALYIGYLAALHWKKKRRIQTDHPALRLFFRFGIAVGGALLVIFLLYLPTRNPQVGEVSFFHAIQSVALGFLKGEVELSMLSYSKNVILRLLDYYAWPLLFFLKILLLIIGLAAGLKNKMREIVLFILYLTVPFVLFVLSNPASNFQTIQTNKFIFLLPIVFLLIARGLGTVDSLIEAGPVSMRIVLRGLLVSAVLVGEILLVREFRFTIWEMRSFPRNGALVDYMKDRVEDEEVVLSDAAISQLAYVFAKPMHLPRTGRPSLAFFEGGNVYFMWNYPRPMKLWMVLETASLDEADAQRLRDISGEISVMRFPPFTLISYPDMDQPLGVKISRLMEFLKSLEIGEAKRLEIDLFLARTALITGKNEEALAILDSLNGAGLKKRLPTRRVDAMLQKLGYARLNAHAHILENLSDGIDMFLFHNAAEAIRQDAARDAQALLGRIGDGNRHDSSFRLHVHAAESDALLIEGRSDEAEKKLIQACSLAETPEEEVELVQRIGRIRNMDSGFFIRQDGRWCRIYWWSRERGRFSGLIRSSRRIGRVREFRIREADGFSKAGRHLGFHGISRNGWVKGLILDTRRPARLEIQLRIEGVRSPQDFVILIPDRNNPEGLNIIERIP